The DNA region GGTTGTTGTGTCTCCTGAGCGGTATCCTGACCCTGTGAATGAATCCTTGAGCCAAACCCCTTCACGGTGACTATCTCCCACCCTCGCAAACTCATGTTCACGAAAACAGGCACTCGCCCGAATCGGAGGCAGAGTGCCTGTTTTCGCGTTTTTCACACAAAGTTGGCAAGCATATCTGTCCGTATCGAAAAAAATCGTTACAATAAAAGATAAAGATTCAATAAACAAAAGACATTGATTCCATACATCCGGAGGTACACATGTACAAAACGATCGGATTGTACAAGCAGATGGAGAATCCCGAAGAATTCATTGATTTTTATGAACAGGTCATCACCCCCCGACTTCTTTGTCTGCCGGGAGTCGTCAAAGTGGAAATGACGCGACTGATGGCGTCGCCGTTTCGTGAAAGTCAAGATGAATCCGCTTACTTTCTCATGGTGGAAACCTCCTTTGAAAGCCCCGAAGCGCTTCAACAGGTCCTGCAATCTCCGGAAGGAATGGAGACGGTCCGCCTGCTGGTGGAAAGAGCGGGCGAGAGCATGACCGCTTTCGTGGGCAAATCCACGGAATGGATCAGCGACTGATCCGCCCGTCCGACCGGTTTCCG from Staphylospora marina includes:
- a CDS encoding EthD family reductase encodes the protein MYKTIGLYKQMENPEEFIDFYEQVITPRLLCLPGVVKVEMTRLMASPFRESQDESAYFLMVETSFESPEALQQVLQSPEGMETVRLLVERAGESMTAFVGKSTEWISD